In a genomic window of Trichoderma atroviride chromosome 4, complete sequence:
- a CDS encoding uncharacterized protein (EggNog:ENOG41), translating to MSSTDFKIPLRHQPDDIGYRLIELPPELQSLLESDNPPVLTLESSETSALLKSPDRTYSLRQKNTSNSVILLSPLDSSTASNQGIAAISTIHETVELELVPEHAAAASGQLKNTGSRGKWHEMFGKGR from the exons ATGTCCAGCACCGACTTCAAAATCCCTCTCCGCCACCAACCAGACGACATCGGCTACCGCCTCATCGAACTCCCCCCCGAGCTCCAATCTCTCCTCGAATCCGATAATCCTCCAGT CCTCACCCTAGAATCTTCCGAGACCTCAGCCCTCCTCAAGTCTCCCGACAGAACCTACTCTCTCCGCCAGAAAAACACGTCAAACTCCGTCATACTGCTCTCTCCACTGGACTCATCTACGGCATCAAATCAAGGCATAgctgccatctccaccatCCACGAGACtgttgagctggagcttgtgcctgaacatgctgctgctgcaagcgGACAGCTCAAGAACACTGGGAGCAGGGGCAAATGGCACGAAATGTTTGGCAAGGGACGATAG
- a CDS encoding uncharacterized protein (TransMembrane:1 (o16-35i)) yields MAGIATYTIAGRQVGGHYLAMGWLATLFGGAYYAASGPKKPASATAAPPINASSSDEADFIKKFLEEQDKKH; encoded by the exons ATGGCTGGTATCGCAACCTACACTATTGCTGGCCGACAAGTCGGCGGCCACTAC CTTGCCATGGGCTGGTTGGCTACCCTCTTCGGCGGTGCCTACTACGCTGCTTCTGGCCCCAAGAAGCCCGCCTCTGCCACCGCTGCTCCCCCGATCAACGCTTCCAGCTCTGACGAGGCCGACTTTATCAA GAAATTCCTTGAGGAGCAGGACAAGAAGCACTAA
- a CDS encoding uncharacterized protein (BUSCO:EOG092D1A3F) encodes MFLKHLDLTTALRPLYLPDEVLLFVQDNVGLYEGKYKLPNQQNGQVYLTSHRICYVDKVEPRKQSAALDLKEVDRYEFYAGFFKSSAKVTIVPKPLRRSALHNRVMSGTGVNSRHSTPSPTSSNDAYAPPSGPPPASATWVCNICSFSNPVPSNFDPAAANAHTPLPPCLACGIKPALSLVLKAAISSASRPSPLLNPSQPGNINNYTFSSASAVTLGLVDPFATPSEQGKADAAVFQCPRCTFSNHPSLLSCEMCGAPLLSQDAPSTISTAEYIRILSQSPGPIKDTSQGAVDFAESVKISFRGGGEKIFYERLKSAMTQRKWLLQDAPPAPKSSRMADDNSSSGSPGTPTQRTKTAGIAGLEQLGLNMRKNNEILIGSAFEDLEALMTSAKEVVALAERFAQQVNGANADVTSKENTILAESAHQLGLITTKDIVGSGGGSDSLYFSELARNLAEFLTDDARGVLKRAGGILTLVDLWAMFNRARGGVELVSPMDFEKAAQMWESLKLPVRLRTFRSGVMVVQARDRTDDATIRSILAWLQDLHEFPPDREVAWDWREFGRGVTAQDTAERFGWSLGVAEEELLMAEEQGVLCREEGLEGLKFWKNYIGKTDIAVLQKREAQEEADAILRRLKDTGLI; translated from the exons ATGTTCCTGAAGCATCTTGATCTCACTACTGCACTGCGGCCTTTGTATCTCCCGGATGAGGTACTGCTCTTTGTCCAAGACAATGTCGGCTTGTACGAGGG CAAGTACAAGCTTCCGAATCAGCAAAATGGCCAGGTCTACCTAACATCTCATCGCATTTGCTATGTCGACAAAGTTGAGCCGAGGAAGCAGTCCGCCGCTCTCGACCTGAAGGAGGTGGACCGGTATGAGTTCTATGCCGGCTTCTTCAAGTCTTCGGCCAAGGTCACCATTGTGCCCAAGCCTTTGAGACGATCAGCCCTTCACAACCGCGTAATGTCCGGCACGGGAGTCAACTCACGACATAGCACGCCATCTCCGACATCCTCCAATGACGCCTACGCTCCTCCTTCTGGGCCTCcgccagcttcagccacCTGGGTCTGCAACAtttgcagcttctcgaaTCCTGTCCCTTCCAACTTTGATCCCGCGGCTGCAAATGCTCACactcctctccctccttgtTTAGCGTGCGGAATCAAACCGGCGCTATCACTGGTGCTCAAGGCGGCTATTAGTAGTGCAAGTCGTCCATCACCTTTGCTGAATCCCAGCCAACCGGGAAATATTAACAACTATACGTTTTCGTCAGCATCAGCAGTGACGCTGGGGCTTGTCGATCCCTTTGCAACGCCTAGCGAACAAGGAAAGGCTGATGCGGCCGTCTTTCAATGTCCTCGGTGCACATTCTCCAATCATCCATCGCTGTTATCTTGCGAGATGTGTGGAGCACCTTTACTCTCGCAAGATGCACCTTCTACCATATCCACTGCTGAGTACATTAGGATATTATCTCAGTCTCCTGGACCAATCAAGGATACCAGCCAAGGTGCCGTTGATTTTGCAGAAAGCGTCAAAATCTCTTTTCGAGGTGGCGGCGAGAAAATCTTTTACGAACGCTTGAAGAGCGCCATGACGCAGCGGAAATGGCTGCTTCAAGATGCTCCTCCCGCTCCAAAAAGCAGTCGCATGGCCGACGATAACTCCTCCAGTGGCTCACCAGGCACCCCGACCCAGAGAACGAAAACAGCCGGCATTGCTGGactggagcagctgggcttAAACATGCGGAAGAATAACGAGATTCTAATCGGCAGTGCCTTTGAAGACCTCGAGGCCTTGATGACCTCTGCAAAGGAAGTCGTTGCACTAGCAGAGAGATTTGCACAGCAAGTCAATGGGGCCAACGCCGACGTTACCTCCAAGGAAAACACAATCCTAGCCGAATCCGCCCACCAGCTCGgcctcatcaccaccaaagACATCGTCGGCAGCGGCGGAGGCTCCGACTCCCTCTACTTCTCCGAACTCGCCCGCAACCTGGCAGAGTTCCTCACCGACGACGCAAGAGGCGTGCTCAAGCGCGCCGGCGGCATCCTCACCCTCGTCGACCTCTGGGCCATGTTCAACCGCGCCCGCGGCGGCGTCGAGCTCGTCAGCCCCATGGACTTTGAAAAGGCCGCCCAGATGTGGGAATCGCTCAAGCTGCCCGTCCGGCTACGCACGTTCCGCAGCGGCGTCATGGTCGTCCAGGCACGCGACCGCACCGACGACGCCACCATCAGGTCCATCCTGGCCTGGCTGCAGGACCTGCACGAGTTCCCGCCCGATCGAGAGGTTGCGTGGGACTGGCGCGAGTTTGGGCGCGGCGTCACGGCGCAGGATACGGCAGAGCGGTTTGGTTGGAGCTTGGGtgtggcggaggaggagctcctcATGGCAGAGGAACAAGGCGTTTTGTGTCGCGAGGAAGGGCTCGAGGGGCTGAAGTTTTGGAAGAATTACATTGGCAAGACGGACATTGCGGTGCTGCAGAAGCGGGAGGCTCAGGAAGAGGCGGATGCGATTTTGCGGCGTTTGAAGGACACTGGTCTTATATAG
- a CDS encoding uncharacterized protein (EggNog:ENOG41~BUSCO:EOG092D1V8V), with amino-acid sequence MMPSWSSAQHPPGVVPQHPPPASYAYPPNPAFIPVQVRQGFGQYTTPPPPPAYNMYASNAAQAQASAPGTTTNASPAPVEQPKGGKTEWPESVRRYVQRSFHPENEDASVSRAELEAKLKDTIGSAKENNSLYTIDWDNMPLPQALVRADREAQLKLHHHAASLSLTTPVYTDDTFNPRKRKSNDFANNDTSTPPWHSTNSGRSLEDRISYSPDKRVSLDDPKSSKFQKEANKRKRRFENEYKAANISSPSPTPPTGPIVGTSEVLEKKYLRLTAPPVASNVRPERVLRQTLDLLKKKWRKESNYSYICDQFKSMRQDLTVQRIKNDFTVSVYEIHARIALEKGDIGEYNQCQTQLRSLYAMGLKGNPIEFKAYRILYFIHTANRTGLNDTLADLTAAEKEEKPIKHALDVRSTLALGNYHKFFQLYLDTPNMGAYLMDMFVTRERLAALCNICRGYKPDVKLRFITEELGFESDADAAQFIIDYQGQHLLEDRTEYIAFLTGKAGSLFESARSSAFQKVDIKGQI; translated from the exons ATGATGCCAAGTTGGTCGAGCGCCCAGCACCCGCCGGGCGTCGTCCCTCAGCACCCTCCTCCAGCGTCTTATGCCTATCCACCTA ACCCTGCTTTCATTCCAGTACAAGTACGACAAGGCTTTGGCCAATACACCACTCCTCCGCCACCCCCAGCATATAACATGTACGCGTCAAATGCCGCTCAGGCTCAAGCCTCTGCTCCCGGGACTACAACAAATGCATCTCCAGCACCCGTAGAACAGCCCAAAGGAGGCAAGACCGAATGGCCGGAATCAGTCCGTCGATATGTCCAGCGGTCTTTCCATCCTGAGAACGAGGATGCCTCCGTCTCCCGTGCGGAACTTGAAGCGAAATTAAAAGACACCATCGGCAGCGCCAAAGAAAACAACTCGCTCTACACCATTGATTGGGACAACATGCCCTTGCCCCAAGCTTTGGTGAGAGCTGACCGTGAGGCCCAGCTGAAGTTGCACCATCACGCTGCCTCGTTGTCCTTGACAACGCCAGTATATACCGACGACACGTTCAACCCTAGAAAGCGAAAGTCCAATGACTTTGCAAATAATGATACGTCCACGCCACCATGGCACTCTACTAACTCAGGCCGATCCCTCGAGGATCGCATTTCGTATTCCCCCGACAAGCGGGTGTCCCTCGATGACCCCAAGTCTAGTAAGttccaaaaagaagccaacaaGCGCAAACGCCGATTCGAGAATGAGTACAAGGCGGCCAATATCTCGTCGCCCAGCCCAACTCCACCGACTGGTCCTATCGTCGGCACCTCTGAAGTTCTTGAAAAGAAGTATCTCCGCCTCACTGCCCCCCCTGTAGCGTCCAACGTGCGGCCTGAGAGAGTTCTCCGTCAAACGTTGgatttgctgaagaagaagtggagAAAGGAGAGCAACTATTCCTACATTTGCGACCAGTTCAAGTCGATGCGCCAGGATCTCACGGTTCAGCGCATCAAGAACGACTTTACTGTTTCCGTCTATGAGATCCACGCCCGGATTGCCTTGGAGAAGGGGGATATTGGTGAGTATAATCAGTGCCAGACCCAGTTGCGGTCACTGTATGCAATGGGCCTGAAGGGAAACCCCATTGAATTTAAGGCGTATCGTATCCTCTATTTCATCCACACTGCCAATCGAACCGGCCTGAACGACACCCTGGCAGATCTAACCGCAgcggagaaggaagagaagccgaTCAAGCATGCTCTCGACGTACGGTCGACGCTGGCATTGGGCAACTATCACAAGTTCTTCCAGCTGTATCTTGACACACCCAACATGGGTGCATATCTCATGGATATGTTTGTCACGAGGGAGCGCCTTGCAGCTCTGTGCAACATCTGCAGAGG ATATAAACCTGACGTCAAGCTGCGCTTCATCACTGAGGAGCTCGGTTTCGAAtccgatgctgatgctgcccaGTTCATCATTGATTACCAGGGGCAACACCTTCTTGAAGATCGCACAGAGTACATTGCGTTCCTGACTGGCAAGGCCGGGAGCCTTTTTGAGAGCGCCAGATCCTCAGCTTTCCAGAAAGTGGACATTAAAGGCCAGATCTAA
- a CDS encoding uncharacterized protein (BUSCO:EOG092D1CL2) translates to MKALRRSMKGDKEKQHSISITPKAAVAIVPPKKVIRALYDYEARSAQELSFSKGDFFHVIGREDDPDWYEACNPALPDARGLVPVAFFQALGKTERDSQQSDGGRPPTANKNPDHDSGYGEVQSPPGTAGGPGSQRASKVKQGAMVYGVVMYDFNAERSDELEAKAGEAIIVIAQSNPEWFVAKPIGRLGGPGLIPVSFIELRDMGTGKAIDNPDAAIRQAGVPKVEEWKKMATAYKNSSITLGKFEGGGPSQPLEQGMERMSIQPGPQPTQSMPPQPAALPQQNEFVSSATTELYAPISARIPRYCFAEDKYWFVIETQLEDGRHWELSRYYEDFYDFQIALLTEFPAEAGNTGTQKRSLPYMPGPVSYVTDAITEGRLHNLDAYVKNLLNQPSYIARCTLVKQFFAPREGDYEMDPSTIEEEYRLSQGSQSSGSHANPDSRQSSRNNLSGNGYSGLSATPRQVSNPQSVMQQQHMQQPMPSQPQQQAQPGAAMKIKISYNGDLIAIRVPTDIQYQQLCDKIQDRLKVSPSEQMQLFYKDESTGEKPSLSNDADLDYALERNEKLMLFVEVA, encoded by the exons ATGAAG GCTCTTCGTCGGTCTATGAAAGGcgacaaggagaagcagcacagcatctccatcacccCCAAAGCTGCAGTCGCAATCGTTCCGCCCAAGAAG GTCATCCGCGCTCTCTACGACTATGAAGCTCGCTCAGCCCAGGAGCTGAGCTTCTCCAAAGGCGACTTCTTCCACGTCATCGGCCGAGAAGACGATCCGGACTGGTACGAGGCCTGCAACCCTGCGCTGCCCGATGCGCGTGGTCTTGTGCCCGTTGCCTTCTTTCAAGCGCTTGGAAAGACTGAGCGCGACAGCCAGCAGTCGGACGGAGGCCGCCCGCCAACCGCAAACAAGAACCCTGACCATGACTCTGGCTACGGCGAAGTCCAATCCCCTCCCGGCACGGCTGGAGGGCCGGGCAGCCAGCGCGCGTCAAAGGTCAAGCAGGGCGCCATGGTGTACGGTGTCGTCATGTACGACTTCAACGCCGAAAGGTCcgacgagctggaggccaaggccggtgaggccatcatcgtcatcgcccaGTCCAACCCGGAGTGGTTTGTCGCTAAGCCTATTGGTCGGCTGGGCGGTCCAGGCTTGATTCCAGTGTCCTTTATTGAGCTCCGTGATATGGGCACGGGCAAGGCCATTGATAACCCTGATGCCGCCATTAGACAGGCGGGCGTCCCTAAAGTTgaggagtggaagaagatggcgactGCGTACAAGAATAGCAGCATTACGCTGGGCAAGTTTGAGGGCGGAGGACCGTCGCAGCCGCTGGAGCAGGGCATGGAGCGCATGAGCATTCAGCCGGGACCTCAG CCTACTCAAAGCATGCCCCCTCAGCCTGCTGCCCTCCCCCAACAGAACGAGTTTGTGTCGAGCGCGACAACGGAACTCTATGCACCCATCTCTGCCCGGATACCTCGCTATTGCTTTGCAGAGGACAAGTACTGGTTTGTCATTGAAACACAGCTCGAGGACGGGCGACACTGGGAATTGTCCAGGTACTATGAGGACTTTTATGATTTCCAGATTGCCCTTCTCACCGAATTCCCCGCCGAGGCTGGCAACACTGGTACCCAGAAGCGATCACTCCCATACATGCCTGGCCCCGTGAGCTATGTGACAGATGCCATCACAGAGGGAAGGCTGCATAACCTGGATGCCTATGTCAAGAACCTACTTAACCAGCCCTCTTACATTGCTCGTTGCACGCTTGTCAAGCAATTCTTCGCCCCCCGAGAAGGCGATTATGAGATGGACCCCTCCACGATTGAAGAGGAATACCGACTGTCCCAGGGCTCTCAGTCCTCTGGGTCACATGCTAACCCTGATTCGCGACAGTCTTCGCGAAACAATCTGAGCGGCAACGGATACTCTGGTCTCTCAGCCACGCCACGCCAAGTGAGCAATCCACAGTCAG TTATGCAACAGCAACATATGCAGCAGCCGATGCCGtcccagccacagcaacagGCCCAGCCTGGAGCCGCAATGAAGATTAAGATTTCCTACAACGGCGATCTCATTGCTATCCGAGTCCCCACAGACATCCAGTACCAACAGCTCTGTGACAAGATTCAAGACCGTCTCAAGGTATCGCCTTCAGAACAAATGCAGCTGTTTTACAAGGACGAGTCGACAGGAGAGAAGCCTAGCCTGTCGAACGATGCCGATCTCGACTATGCCCTTGAGCGGAACGAGAAGCTCATGTTATTTGTGGAAGTGGCATAG
- a CDS encoding uncharacterized protein (EggNog:ENOG41~TransMembrane:5 (n7-18c36/37o60-80i101-121o190-215i235-253o273-297i)) — protein sequence MKTSDSASPPLAPAIAIMPTDLSVGAMTSPSSAAQSHSQSQPKPRWNSKHLSWRMGADASSAACAGALIAPIITIIDRSIMENASGRASLSSSIRSSLRTLLLRPQALLLSKPCALVFALYSGTYMTANSLDTFSSTVSNRPASSITSGPAKFAASSAANVGLCVYKDQVFVRMFGPPGAVPRPVPLPSYILFTLRDCLTIFASFNLPPLLAPWIDSRTSETLRRHVSGLTTAQFIAPASVQLFSTPIHLLGLDMYNRPGGTFRERWQVVRSSWLVSTAARMCRIIPAFGVGGVVNLKMRRHLMEKLE from the exons ATGAAGACGAGCGACTCTGcatcgccgccattggcccccgccatcgccatcatgccaACAGACCTCTCCGTCGGCGCAATGACGTCGCCTTCCTCTGCCGCCCAGTCACATTCACAGTCGCAGCCAAAGCCGAGATGGAACTCCAAGCACCTCTCCTGGCGCATGGGAGCGGATGCCTCGAGCGCTGCATGCGCAGGAGCACTGATTGCGCCAATCATAACCATAATTGACCG CTCCATCATGGAAAACGCCTCCGGCCGcgcctccctctcctcctccatccgCTCCTCCCTGCGcaccctcctcctccgccccCAAGCCCTGCTCCTCTCCAAACCCTGCGCCctcgtcttcgccctctACTCCGGCACCTACATGACCGCAAACTCCCTCGACACCTTCTCCTCCACCGTCTCCAACAGGCCCGCGTCCAGCATCACCTCCGGCCCCGCCAAATTCGCCGCCTCGTCCGCCGCAAACGTCGGCCTCTGCGTCTACAAGGACCAAGTCTTTGTGCGCATGTTTGGCCCGCCCGGCGCGGTGCCCCGTCCCGTGCCGTTGCCCAGCTACATCCTGTTTACGCTGCGCGACTGCTTGACCATTTTTGCGTCCTTCAACCTCCCGCCGTTGTTGGCGCCTTGGATCGATTCCAGAACATCTGAAACGCTGCGCCGGCATGTCTCTGGCTTGACGACGGCGCAGTTCATCGCCCCGGCGTCGGTGCAGCTCTTTTCGACGCCGATACACCTGCTCGGTCTGGACATGTACAACCGCCCAGGAGGCACCTTTCGCGAACGCTGGCAAGTCGTGCGGTCCAGTTGGCTTGTTAGCACCGCAGCGCGCATGTGTCGCATTATCCCGGCCTTTGGCGTCGGCGGCGTTGTCAACTTGAAAATGAGACGGCATCTCATGGAAAAGCTGGAATGA
- a CDS encoding uncharacterized protein (EggNog:ENOG41), whose translation MTRRSGSSDGTFYFQAWHINRVVSAETWTQNKEIADFVEQHLSPDAKRWLFVKACVPTKERPGLVVPVSISVKLRAAKVGQDPMDAKRALLQFRNKEYPSIARSFFITRLRKTLDFFNAYSEGAESDSFLADFKVVKSSKQLKERIQGAMKAIKRDAWGDIVQGLSVSASPEPVFKAAKFIARRGPGKFKDLGECDSINICLDFSDPASNPHLLPATPLQNPLPLPDIVVTAAAEPEQSLRPRKASDASDHTVGSTDASGSDAGSTCSVETTQSSVIVEECSSKTHDGDAKEPSSESSMTPVEDGVVPTTTPDAEEAPSLGATDDTSAAVETPAAKTPDIAITADSSEALCLEMMAEVADTTSTSIASSSGVVATRRKMNCVLSPENTQTAYFILQNSGNWLQYLMTGRAKNAQQLTSALFHSPIILAATISPFEAARPDGMMEVFFMSQAREHQDEAVHDTNGSLVRTRKGRKPVREWVVGSARISTRALTMHLGKQLEKRKVRLLPAASPAVRKVDSVVGPNNRLIEMTVAPGIPQAVLVSTPHPVEHVREGDIVEEERDDGFVHIETNIANRIVEVASSVDDANENTERKTKRERRVKKAEKKPRSKGKAPLVKTDKPKTKTKTGAKTKMKKAETDQKTNTGDLNARADVKSDIKVDANGVPPRKPSKVYTPPFSRKSWRDVEPQEPQVIYDTMSGYDFLQVDDVQVFSFSSSSHDMMLRTSPAATRTAAVEESEGIGVWAPPVVGIFSWMWDHLSPGGWSSKATTAAH comes from the exons ATGACCCGGAGAAGTGGAAGCTCAGATGGAACTTTCTACTTTCAGGCCTGGCACATCAACCGAGTTGTGAGCGCCGAGACATGGACTCAAAATAAGGAGATTGCCGACTTTGTCGAGCAACATCTGAGCCCGGATGCGAAGAGATGGCTCTTTGTCAAGGCCTGCGTGCCTACCAAGGAACGACCTGGCCTTGTTGTGCCTGTTTCT ATCAGCGTCAAACTCCGTGCTGCAAAGGTCGGACAAGACCCAATGGACGCGAAGCGAGCTCTTCTCCAATTCCGTAACAAAGAGTATCCGTCCATTGCaaggagcttcttcatcactaGACTGCGAAAGACGCTCGACTTCTTCAATGCCTATTCCGAGGGCGCAGAGTCGGACTCGTTTCTGGCCGACTTCAAGGTTGTCAAGTCTTCCAAGCAGTTGAAGGAGAGGATTCAAGGAGCGATGAAAGCCATCAAGAGAGATGCGTGGGGTGATATTGTGCAAGGATT GTCTGTCAGTGCTTCTCCGGAGCCGGTGTTCAAGGCGGCCAAGTTCATCGCGAGGCGAGGTCCAGGTAAGTTCAAGGACCTAGGGGAGTGCGACAGCATTAACATATGTCTCGACTTTTCAGACCCCGCCTCCAACCCCCACCTCCTGCCTGCCACACCGCTCCAGAATCCATTGCCTCTTCCGGATATTGTCgtgactgctgctgccgagccCGAGCAGTCTCTCCGCCCTAGAAAGGCCTCGGATGCCTCTGACCATACCGTTGGCTCCACTGATGCGTCTGGCTCTGACGCGGGCTCCACGTGCTCCGTCGAAACCACCCAATCTTCCGTCATTGTCGAGGAGTGCTCCTCCAAGACacatgatggagatgcaaaggAGCCTTCTTCTGAGTCGTCCATGACCCCGGTGGAAGATGGAGTAGTACCCACGACGACTCCGGATGCCGAAGAGGCCCCCAGTCTTGGTGCAACCGACGATACTAGTGCCGCTGTTGAGACTCCTGCTGCCAAGACCCCTGATATCGCCATTACCGCCGATTCGTCAGAAGCATTATgcctggagatgatggcggaAGTTGCCGACACTACAAGTACTAGTATTGCTTCCTCGTCAGGCGTTGTGGCGACTCGAAGAAAGATGAACTGTGTCTTGTCTCCCGAGAACACACAGACAGCCTACTTCATCCTACAAAATAGCGGCAACTGGCTTCAGTATTTGATGACCGGCCGTGCCAAGAACGCTCAACAACTGACATCTGCCCTTTTCCACTCGCCAATCATCCTCGCTGCGACAATTTCTCCTTTCGAGGCCGCAAGGCCAGACGGGATGATGGAAGTGTTCTTTATGTCACAGGCTAGAGAGCATCAGGATGAAGCGGTTCACGACACGAATGGTAGTTTGGTTCGCACTCGCAAGGGAAGGAAACCCGTACGGGAATGGGTTGTCGGATCCGCCAGAATCTCAACCCGTGCCCTCACAATGCATCTTGGGAAACAGCTCGAGAAGAGGAAAGTCAGGCTCCTGCCAGCGGCTTCGCCCGCGGTGCGCAAGGTCGACTCGGTCGTCGGTCCCAACAACCGACTGATAGAGATGACTGTCGCGCCAGGCATTCCTCAGGCTGTATTAGTCTCAACGCCCCATCCTGTCGAGCATGTCCGGGAGGGCGACATTgtcgaggaggagagagatgaTGGCTTTGTTCATATCGAGACCAACATTGCCAACAGAATAGTAGAGGTGGCCTCGTCGGTGGATGATGCAAACGAAAACACCGAGAGGAAGACtaagagggagaggagagtgaagaaggctgagaagaagccgcGCTCCAAGGGCAAAGCCCCGCTCGTCAAGACCGACAAACCCAAAACGAAGACCAAGACCGGCGCCaagaccaagatgaagaaggccgagaCGGATCAGAAGACAAATACCGGTGATTTGAATGCGAGGGCAGATGTCAAGTCTGACATCAAGGTCGATGCCAACGGCGTCCCGCCTCGCAAACCTTCCAAGGTATATACTCCTCCTTTCAGTCGCAAATCTTGGCGAGATGTGGAGCCTCAAGAGCCACAGGTAATCTACGACACCATGAGCGGATACGACTTTTTGCAAGTCGACGACGTTCAGGTCTTTTCGTTTTCGAGCTCGTCGCACGACATGATGCTGCGCACGTCTCCCGCTGCCACCCGCACCGCGGCGGTCGAAGAGAGCGAGGGCATTGGCGTTTGGGCGCCTCCTGTAGTCGGCATTTTCTCCTGGATGTGGGATCATTTGAGCCCGGGTGGGTGGTCTTCCAAGGCTACCACTGCGGCGCACTGA